In Gammaproteobacteria bacterium, the genomic stretch CGATGCTGGATCCCGCGATCAAGTCGCGGGACGACATGAAGGGTGGGTCGCGGGACGACGTGCCTGACGATCTCGGGACAAGGTGCCTGGCGGTCGCGTGATGAGGGAAGAACTAAGTTGCGCAACGATGGCAAATTGAGCTACGTTTTTATCCTCGCATCCTATCTATTTAAGATTAATTTAATATACAAGTGTTAAGAATATTTCTTAAATTAAATTAATTGTGGGAATAAGAATGACATTTAGCGAAGAATTTAGACCCCTTGTCGAACACCTAACACTACAGCTTTTAACTATAGCAGTTGAAAAGCGAGTAACTATTACAGAAGGTTTTACCTTCGCTAATAATATATTGGGGGTAGATGCCAAGAAGACATTACAGAAACTCGAGCAGCTTCGCAACGATATTGATAACCAAGGATTTACTCTCCCAGAAGATAAGGAGGGGTTAGATGTAAGACTAGAAGAAATAAAAACGCTTTTAAATCTTTCAAAGATGCGTCACAAAGTTAATCAAACAACGCTCAAGAGTATAACCCTTAAATATATCATCAATAATTTTTCCCTTTTCGACTCCCGAGTTCACCTCTTACCTTTAGACCTGCAAGAACTTATAACCGTGAATCAAAATTCTAGCGAGGTCCAAGGTCAACTAATTCCTGAAGTCAAAATAAAAATAAATAGTATACTTCAGGATCACTTGAAATATCTCTTTACATTATTATTGAATCCAAATCCTGGGATTAGGCTAATTGACATTCTATTAGTTAGTGCATGCATCACGGGCGATATGGAAGTAGTGCGCCGGTTAGTTGATCTCGGTGCAAATATTAATATCAAACTTTCTGGGATTTTGCGCGATGTCATACCACTTCATTTAGCCAGTATCTATGGTCACAGTGAAATTGTAACGTTGTTATTAGAATGCGATGTTAATGTAAATACACAGGATCGGCATGGTAACACACCCATGCATATGGCTATTATATGTTGGCAATATTCCGTCATCAGGAATTTGATGAGTGCAAAAAATATCAATTTAGAACTACATAATCTAAACCACCATACTCCTCTTATTATGGCTGCGAATGAAAATAATTGCACCATGGTAAAATTGCTGCTTAAATCGCCCCAACAAAGAAATCAGGCACGTACTCTATTAAGTTTAAAATGGTTGTCTAGAAACGATGCATGGGACATCCTCTGCTTACTCCATAAAGAGAATACTTCTATTCCCAAAGAAAAGAATGAGTCTGACGATAAATTCAGCTCGCTTCATCACGCGATAATGAACAACAATGCGAACATGGTTAAATATATTGTTAGACTACCGCAGGTTAATTGTGATGAGAAAAATTATATTGGTCAAACTCCCTTGGCATTGGCCATAGATATAAAGGCTGACAATGAAATTGTTACTGTTTTAGCAAATTTAACTCAAGAAAACTTTGCCTTCGAAAGGCTTAACCTATTTGAACATGCAATTTTGAGTAAAAATTATGAACTTCTTAGAGTGATTGAAAATCGCGCACCTGAACTTTTACCACCGCAACCGCATAAATATAAAAATAATAAAATTAATTATATCGCACTTCTCCAAACTAAAATTGCTGAGTTTCACGAATGTGACAAAATTTGGGGCAATCAAATAGACAAAGATTTGAAAGAGGCTGTGAGAGCTTTGTTATATTATCTCCAAGGCACGAAGAATAATGATAAATGGTTTGCTAAATTATGTCGCCAGGCTCTGACTCTTTTAGAGTCATCTTTCCCAGAGTATATTAATAAATTAACAGTACTGCATAAAATTGTTACAGATAATCTTCCGCGTGGTGAGCTTAAAAAGGAAGCAGAAGCATTTTCTAAAGTAATACAATTTGCAATTTATAAATGTAAACTTATTGAAATACTCATTGATATCGATTCCAATACAGAAGAGTGGCCTGAGATTGCGTCTTTGATTAGTCCCGCTGATTTAAGCATAGTCGAGCAGGAGCGAATATTAGCTATAACTGCCTCACTCCAAACTAAAGATAATAAAATAGAGGATCAAGAACCCTCGAGCAATGAGGATCTCAATAATAACAATAGAAAGATGTAACCTCGAGAAGAACAAATCCTCTAAGTAAGAAAATACAGAGCATTAATGATTTAAATTATAAACCAGATAAGTGGCACGCTGAATAAACAAATCTTATCAATACGAAATGCCAATTCATTTGAGTTTGCGTCTACCAAACGCATAACATATACATTTTCAAAAAGTATGAACAGCAACACGACATAATTAATTATCATAAAAGTGTCGACATAGGTTAAATAACCTAAGGGAGGCAATAAGGAGGGCATTATCTTAATATAAAACCTCTGCGCTCTACCATTATTGTTTAGAGCCAACCGTTACACACCGTCCCCTACGCATCCACAGCTACTGCCAATGTAGCCTGGATGTAAGCGAAGCGAAATCCAGGAAACCCAAATACGTATGCAACACACCGCCTTCACCCTGTAGCCACCTTTATACTAAGAATAGAACTTTCGTCTGCTTCCAATGTCTTTATAGAAGAGTGATGATTTGGTGGCTCCGGCTGATATCGAACCTTGGAAAATAAAGTGTATGTAGGCACAATGAAAGTCTGTGGACCGGTATCCACTATATGCTCTATATTTTTCAAGCTATGTAATAATTCTTGTTCGTATTTGCATTCTTCTTGTAATTTTTCACAGATTTTCGTTTTATCGTTAATTAATTTTTTTCGTTCAGATAATCTTTTGGAATTTTGGTAGGTTTTGTAACCATAATACGCTCCATAACCAAGGGACAAAGTAAGGGCTATGCTAATTACAATTGGCCCTCCGAGGATAGCGGCCACCCCTCCTAAACCAACTCCCACGAGCATATAATGACTGCAAACAAAAAAACTTCCGAAAATAACGGCCGACAGTGTAAGCCCTTCAACACTTGCTTTGATAGCTTTAGATTTTGTATTACTGGCTCTAATTTCAGGCTCATCATAGATCGGCAAGCTAGGATATTTTATTTTTAGTTTCATATCCCGATTAGAAAGGAGTGTTGTGAGTAAAGCAGACACTAGCTGCTTATTCCGAAATACAACATTTAACTGATTTGGATCATATAGCAGAGTATCTGCGTCTATTCCCTCTTGCATCAAGATAGCCTCCAAATCCTTGGCTTTGTCAGTTTCCTTTGCCAGTGTTAATATTTTGTCCAGAACAAGTCGAGCTCTTCGCACAAAATTTTCTTTTCTTCTCTGAAGTACTTCATGATAAATGAGCTCCTGACATAAAACAGAGGTGAATCGTTGAATAAATTTATCCTGTAGTTTCTTAGTCTTGTTAATATTTTTCCAGGATAAAGCAACTCCTAGCGCGAGAGCTGACAAACAAATAATGCCAATCAAACCCGTCATAACCATAAAACTAACACTGGTTATGTATATAATTGACCAAAATATATCAAGGGCAACACTAGCGCTCAGTATTCCTTGTGAAACCGGTAACAATAATTGAGAAGTATCAGTAATATTTTTTTTAAATAATTGCGCCTCTTTAACCGCTGCTAATATTTTTGCATCAAACCTATTGCTTTCAGCCATATTTATCAGCGTTTTAGTAGAAAATTCTTTAAGTAGCATATCCTGAGCCTCTGATTAGATTATTAATCCAGGATATCTTATGAAGTTGTCACCAAGATGACTGCAAAGTGACAAAAATGTCATTTAGCATTGCGGGGAGAGGTTAATTATGAGGAAAGATAAGTTTTACAGAAGTCCCCTCTCCTAGCGCGCTAGTGATTTGAAGACTGCCACCATGTAATTCCATAATAGAACTTACGATTGAAAGACCTAAACCCAGACCGTGTGCGTAAGTGTCATCATGTTTAATTCGATAAAAGCGATCGCAAATGTAAGGAAGGTGTTCTTTTCCAATGCCAATACCATTATCTCTAACATTAATATAAATATTACTATCGTCCTTGGTACAATTAAGTGTAATTTTGCCCTTATGAGACGTGTAGCGAATGGCATTAGAAATCAAATTATTCAGAACACGACGCAACAAATTAGGTTCGGCTAATACTTCTTCGTCACCTTCAACAAGAAGGGTGATTTCATTTTCTTGTAGCAGTGGTTCAAAATTTTCAGCGATTTTTTCAAATTCATTAACCAATGCAATCTTTTGACAAATTAATTTAATTGAAGGATTTTCTGTACGAGCTAAAAATAATATATTTTCAATCATGCGTGAGATACGGTGATATTCTTCTATACTCGATGCAATAACTTCTTCATATTCATTAGCGGGGCGTGGTCTGGAAAGCGTAATTTCTGCTTCACCCATCAAGTTATTAATGGGCGTTCGTAATTCATGCGCCAGCTCTTTTGAAAATAAAGATAATCTTTTGAAAGCATTTTCGATTCGTTGCAACATATTATTAAGTGCAGAGACGAGTTTGAGTAATTCTTTTGGGCAATGATTAAGTGTTATTGAATTTAATTGGGAAATACTAATACGTTCAGCATAGTGAGTAATTTCATTTAAAAACCGCATACCTTTTCTAGCGATAAAAATACCCAGCAGAGTGGCACCGACTATTCCTAAAAATAAGACGAAAAACAAATTGCGCTGGTAAGTCGCGATGATTTTTTGTTGTGGGGTGATATCGAGAGCAACCTCAATTAATTTTATCGAATTGGTATCGCCCACCTTTGCAAGGGCAGAAATAAGTAAGTAAGTATTGTTATTATTTGCTGTAATGGTGTACGTTTCTTCCGGATCTTCAGTGGCTTTAGCAGGTGACGGAAATTCAACATCACTAAAAATTGATCGCATGCCTTCGGTCATTGCACTCACCTGATTGGTCTTAGGGTCAACGATGCGCGCATAATAGTGATATTCGGAGGCCTCTAGTTCTTCAGGTACCCATTCTAATTCTTGAGACAGTAATGCTGAATTATTCTGATGTTTATATAGAATATTTCGTAATACGCGAATTTCATCCTTAACAAATTTTTCATTAGCGTTACCGAGAGTGTCTGTTAGCGCCCAATACGCATACAAACTTATCATCGATAACATAATGCAAGAAGTGACAGCGTATAAAATACTCAAGCGTGCAGCAATAGATATTCTTTTAAAAAAATTAACGTATTTCGAGAACATACCCAGCGCCGCGTACTGTGTGAATAAGTTTTTTATCAAAAGGATCATCTACTTTACGTCTTAGACGTTTAATTGTGACATCTACGATATTAGTATCACTATCAAAATTGCTATCCCAGACTTGCTCTGCAATAAGCATACGTGAAAGTAACTCACCTTGTCGTCGCATTAGTAAAGAAAGCAGGGTGAATTCCTTTGCAGTAAGATCTATGCGTTGGCCTTCACGGGTGACTTTTTGACGTAGCAAATCCATTTCTAAATTTTCGATTTTTAAGACTTCAATAGGTCGATTTAAACCACGACGCAGCAAAGTTCTAACCCGCGCTAATAACTCCGAAAAGGCAAAAGGCTTCACCAAGTAATCGTCAGCTCCCAACTCGAGACCTTGAACTCTTTCGTTCACTTCATCGCATGCAGTAAGAAAGAGAATCGGAATTTCGCTCAATTCACGAATTTTTTTAATGACCCCCCAGCCATCGATTTTAGGCATCATCACATCCAAAATGATTAAATCGTAACTGCTGTTAATGGCTTGAAATAAACCTTCTTGTCCGTCCGGGGCCGTGTCAATAGTAAAGCCATATTCACTAAGACCTTTAGCAAGAAAGGTGCGAGTTTTAGGTTCATCTTCAATAATTAAAATTTTCATATCGGGCAATTGATTACATAATTTTGAGTTAAATAATATTAAATTTTATCATATTTCAGCGGTTTATTAAATAAATTTTGCCAAGTATCTCGTGCTGATACGGCTAGGGTCGAATGCCTTTGCAGGAAAATTAATATCAAATTTCGTTTGATAATTATTGATTGACGCCGTATTAGAGACGATCAATGTTTAAGACCCAGCGTTGGACCATCCTCTGTTTTACTTAATATGTGTCGTTCTCCATTCGAGTATAAAGACATATCCCTTACTTTCTTAATCTCACTAAAGTGCCGCCTAGGAATATTCACACCCACTCGTTGTAAAATAAATTGTGGAAATTTGTTTACAGGTTTATAAGCCACTACCACTCTCGCAAGAAATACCCCCTGGCCAGCGATGCAAAGTATAGGTGATCTTTTTATGACTGTTTCAACAGTAAGACCATCCTGATTCAGGGGTATGCGCTCCCTCATGAGAATAGCCGCTTCTAGACGAGATAGTTTTGCAAGTTCTTCACAAAAAACTTCGCTAGCAATTTTACTTGTTGCATTCTCATCATCGGTATACTCATCTTTAAAACCTCTCTGATGCACTGTACCAATGACATAGTCTTCTAAGAGATCAATAGCTCTCTTACTCATTCGCGCAATACAATTGCTTTTCACATTTTCAACAAGCTCATGAGCACCAGGATGCTTAAGAATGTCATTTAATTCGTTATGAGTGAGCTCATTATTAGTATAAGGATTAACGAGTGCTCTAGATTGAAGATACGCATAATTTATCCAAAATATATTTAAAGCGTACCCTGATCGAATGACGATTAGATTAGATAATGGAATATCTTCTACTGTCATCTTAATATCAAGTGTCGCGACATTATTATTATTCTGCGTTATGTCACTCGTAAAAACTTGCATTTTCTTAGCAATAGAGTCTGGAAATGCATTCGTTCTTAGTGCCGTAAAATGATTCGGCATGAGCAAATCGTGCGTATAAACTTTCCCCCCTTGTTTTTGATAATATTGAGAGAGTATTTTAGCAATAGCAATGCATTCTTGATCAGCATAACCGGGATTTTCGCGTAAATAAGGATTGGTGACAGCAGTGTGCTTCCCTTTGCGGACCATTAGTCGCCAACGTTTATCAAGAAACGCTCTTAAATAAGACATATCCCAATCATCCAGATAATCCCCACTTTCATGTCGCCGTTTAAGTTTAACTAAATGTTGATCTAAATCCGTCTCAAAAAAACCAAATGTCATCAAAACTGGACGCTGCAATGCCACACGCGGCAGTACTGCATTATTATTATCTTCATCTTGTTCCAACTCATCCTCTTTAACTTCTATTTGATAAGATTTTAATAACTCTGTCTTAACCTCTGTTATATTCCATACTTTAGGTTTAGTTAATTTTCCGGGACCACTCTCTTCATGTGCTTTTTTGTTTCTTATTTTCAATTCGGCAAAGAGTTTAATATCGAAATCCCTCTTTGATAAAACAGGTAGCGCTGATTCTACGGACGAAATAGGTTTGTTCTGTTTTGCAGAATTTTTGTTAGAATCTATTTTTTGCCCATGGAGTAGTTGCGTTAGTTGAGTAAAGGTGTAAGGACTAGGCGTGTGTATCTGATTGGACAGATCGACCGAACGTAATAAAGCTGCTGCAACCTGAGAAATCAAATCAGTTTTTAAATACATATTTAATTGTTCTTCACGAGTAGAAGGTAGCTCCTTTTTGAGAAAATCTATATCTTCTTGTCTTACAGAGTCGGATGCATAACTATTATTAGCAACAGTAATGAGCGCCTGTATTAATCGAGGAGGACTTGTGAGAAAAGGTAAAAAAGTGTGATGACAATACCAATACGATATAATTTCACTCAGTAGTTGAAATGAAAGCTTTTGGTTATATGTATCAGGCAACTTTTTCGCCACATCCATAATAATAAGCTGCGAATCAATTTTGGTTAATGAGTCAGGTATGGCAGAGATCATTTTATCAATATCTTTATCTACTCCCATAGCTACTTCAGAAGTTAGAATTGCCTCGGTATGAATACCAAATATACTGCAGAAGGTCGGTCGCACCAGTCCAGCCACTGTTCCCGGGATAACATCGCCCTCATCATAGCCACTTTTTTTATAAACAGCTCTACAGACCATCTTTAATTCATTTGCAAACCTATCGCGTAGGAGTGCAAATTTTGTTTCAAATTCATTGAATAGAGGTATTGCTAAAAATTGAGAGGAAATGAAACTTAAATCATTTAATTTATTTTCTATAACATTATTCACATTAATGCAGCGCTTTGCTTCTAATTCTTTTAATACAGCTACAGTCGCATCCATCATTGTTAACATTTGTGTCACTTCAGACAAATGGTTATAAACTTTGGACAAATATTTGCTATTGAAATGCTGGCAGAATCGCTTGCCTGTCTCACTCCACCCCCATAATTGAGAAATAGGATCAAAGAATACTAAGGATGGGACAAAGGCTTGTTCTACCGCGTTTTGATTCAAGCGTGCCAGGTTAAATATTTCCTCCATAATATTAGACTGCATATTTATGAGTGAAACAGTGTGTGAATAGGTTAGAACATCCGTATTTTCCTCAATCACCATTGTCGCAATTTGATCAAAATGAAAATCACGGGTGTGAACGAAAATGGAGGCGGTGTGATGTTGCAATTCAGCAAAAATATAATTCCGACCCAAGGCATGTTTATAATCATTGACAGTGATACTTTTAACACAGCCAAATTCTGAAATGTAGGGGGTATAATCTATACAGATAGTTAATTCATTATCGGCCGAGAGTAATTGATCAATATCGACCAGGGGACGGTCAACCACATCTTTCAAAAAATGAGTTACTGCCACAAAATCTTTCACTTGTTCTTTTGCTTTAATGGGAAGTAACGCTAAAAGCGCTTGATAAAGACTGCTTTCTATTTGAGGTATCAGCCAGCTTCCCAACACTGAACTGATTTCATCCCTGCTAATAATATTAGGCATAGCCTGCAGAGGCAGATATATTTTAGGTGATGGGGGTATGAAATGTTGACTAGCCTCATCAAAATACAATAATAAATCGCGCAAGTGGCTTTCGTTAAAGTTAATCGCCTGTTTTACATACGCGAGTGTTACGGAGAGCACCGTTTCAGCAACGAAACTAACATGAGAAAAAATAATATTTTTCAATTTTGCTAAATCATGTATTTTTAAATAACGTATCGATTGAGTTATTTGTGCAGGCTTACACTTGTTTCTATAATCCTGAAAAAAATCTATATTATAATCCAATTGTTGCTGCAACAAACTTGCCAGCTCATTGATGTCAACTGGATTTCCTGAAATTAATGTCGTTAAATATTTAAAACAATTATTACTTATTACATCGATAATCACGCCTCGATGAAGATCGGTTAGCTTTTGCCGAACAGCCTCCCCCGCCTTAAGTAATAATTTATCATTAATCATAATTTGATCATGCGGAGATAATTTTTTGAAAATACTTTGGTGACGCTCTAAAAACTCAGAAACGATATGTTGCGCGTTTAAATCTGATCTGTTGGGCAGTTGATTAAGGATTTGCATTTGCAAAGAAGCTTCTAGTGCTTCCGGGATATGATCTTTTAATAATACAGTCTGTACATCTTCCATAAGACTGTGAAGATTTTTTTGGTGCGCAGAAGTAAATTGCTCCAGTTGACTCAATTCAATTTTTGATTTAGCAAATGCCTCTAGCTGTTCGAAGTGCGAAAATTGCAAATTTTTCTTATATTGGATAATAATGCTGTTAATCAGATTTCGCCCTACCTCATCGCTAAGCAACAATGATTGAATTGCTGAAATATTAGTATTTCTTTCATCGTGCAACGTCTGTCTATCCACCTGTAATAAATAATTGTAGCTTTCATCGAATTTTTCGACGGGATCTAAGATGGATAATGGCATCGAATCGAGATAACCTGGGCGAATATAATGCGAAATAAAATTAAGACGACTCAAATGTTGTTCCCACTTATTACGATTCAAATTGGAATTTGTTTCGATTACACCTGAATAAACAAATGTTTCGGTGTAAGGATTTACTCCATGGGGATAGCCTGTCAAAGTTAATAGCGAGCTATCCATCCGCAAACAATCTTGATCATCTATTATTAATAAAGGAAGTGATTTTTTAGAGGCTTCGAACACATCAGTTAATGTTTGAGCAGCATTTGGCCCACAGTCTCTTTCTCGCAGCATTTGAGTAACAGCTGGATCCATAAAATTACACCCGGGTAAGATGTCTTCAAAAATCCGCATTAATTTATTATGCGTGTCACTCTTGGTATCGATATGTAAATTATCTTGGACTTCTTTTGGGTACACATGGGGTGACGGATCTACCGTTATCACAAAAATTTTACCGCCCCGGTTTGTATAAATAAAAAATGGCAGATAGTGATTACCATCAATATTAAAAATACCAAAAAATATAATGGGTTTATCGAATAATTGCACATTGGGGTCATTAAGCAAAGCCGGCAAGTCTTTTTTCAATTGCCTATAGCGATAATAATTTGGATCTTGATTTTTACTTGGCTCAAGTAGCATATACGAATTAGCTTGAATTTGATAAAAATAATAAGGACTACTTCTGTTTAACCTACTCATATCAAACTCTTGTGAATCAACACAATTTATGATTTGATCGCTAAAAGCCACTCTGATCCATTGTTCCACTGCTGCGATAGTCGTATCATCATACTGGAATAATTGAGTTTTAGTGAGGCTTTCCTCTCCTAAGACATTCTTGCCTGGAACACGTGAATCTTTGGGTAATATTAATTTTGTTTTTAATTCACATCTTTTAGCATTCACGGTGTTTATAGCGACTTCATCCCCAGCGATTAGTTTTTGCATAAGTACAAAATCCAGACGATGCCCATTGAAATGCTCAGCTCCATAAAGATTTACAACGACATCAGCAATAAGTAATGGATTATGTCGCCAAAATAGAAATATTAACTCTTGACGTTTAATATTTTTATAACATTTTTCATCCATTAGCATGTTGAGCAAAGCTTCATCATCCTGCTCAAAAATAATTTTCTTATATCCTTCGGTATATTCACTGCAAATATCTGCCAGATGTGTTTTCCAAGGAGTGAATGTCAATTCCTTACTACCAATTAGCACTTGAAATGACGGAGTGGTCATATAACGGTAAATATCATCTGCACTCATAGTATCAATTAATTGAAACAGACCATTGATCGCATCAGCTCGAATTTTTTTCGTATCTTTTGGTTTATCTTTTTGCACTATTTGTCTATAAGTGGTAGCAAGCGGTGTACCGTTGCTATCCGTTAAAGGCGTCGAATCAGGCGTTCCCCTAGGCACTCTCTTTTTAATTTCCGTAAATGAGCCATCTTGATTTTCTCGAATTGCAATAGTTGCATAGATGAATTCACCATATTCATCCGTTAGTTCATTACCATAACCATCTTTTAAAGGCTGACCGTATTTATCAAAGCGACAACCAATAGACTGATCGTTGGGTTGGATGCTGTAATAATAGG encodes the following:
- a CDS encoding heavy metal sensor histidine kinase, giving the protein MFSKYVNFFKRISIAARLSILYAVTSCIMLSMISLYAYWALTDTLGNANEKFVKDEIRVLRNILYKHQNNSALLSQELEWVPEELEASEYHYYARIVDPKTNQVSAMTEGMRSIFSDVEFPSPAKATEDPEETYTITANNNNTYLLISALAKVGDTNSIKLIEVALDITPQQKIIATYQRNLFFVLFLGIVGATLLGIFIARKGMRFLNEITHYAERISISQLNSITLNHCPKELLKLVSALNNMLQRIENAFKRLSLFSKELAHELRTPINNLMGEAEITLSRPRPANEYEEVIASSIEEYHRISRMIENILFLARTENPSIKLICQKIALVNEFEKIAENFEPLLQENEITLLVEGDEEVLAEPNLLRRVLNNLISNAIRYTSHKGKITLNCTKDDSNIYINVRDNGIGIGKEHLPYICDRFYRIKHDDTYAHGLGLGLSIVSSIMELHGGSLQITSALGEGTSVKLIFPHN
- a CDS encoding ankyrin repeat domain-containing protein — protein: MTFSEEFRPLVEHLTLQLLTIAVEKRVTITEGFTFANNILGVDAKKTLQKLEQLRNDIDNQGFTLPEDKEGLDVRLEEIKTLLNLSKMRHKVNQTTLKSITLKYIINNFSLFDSRVHLLPLDLQELITVNQNSSEVQGQLIPEVKIKINSILQDHLKYLFTLLLNPNPGIRLIDILLVSACITGDMEVVRRLVDLGANINIKLSGILRDVIPLHLASIYGHSEIVTLLLECDVNVNTQDRHGNTPMHMAIICWQYSVIRNLMSAKNINLELHNLNHHTPLIMAANENNCTMVKLLLKSPQQRNQARTLLSLKWLSRNDAWDILCLLHKENTSIPKEKNESDDKFSSLHHAIMNNNANMVKYIVRLPQVNCDEKNYIGQTPLALAIDIKADNEIVTVLANLTQENFAFERLNLFEHAILSKNYELLRVIENRAPELLPPQPHKYKNNKINYIALLQTKIAEFHECDKIWGNQIDKDLKEAVRALLYYLQGTKNNDKWFAKLCRQALTLLESSFPEYINKLTVLHKIVTDNLPRGELKKEAEAFSKVIQFAIYKCKLIEILIDIDSNTEEWPEIASLISPADLSIVEQERILAITASLQTKDNKIEDQEPSSNEDLNNNNRKM
- a CDS encoding heavy metal response regulator transcription factor → MKILIIEDEPKTRTFLAKGLSEYGFTIDTAPDGQEGLFQAINSSYDLIILDVMMPKIDGWGVIKKIRELSEIPILFLTACDEVNERVQGLELGADDYLVKPFAFSELLARVRTLLRRGLNRPIEVLKIENLEMDLLRQKVTREGQRIDLTAKEFTLLSLLMRRQGELLSRMLIAEQVWDSNFDSDTNIVDVTIKRLRRKVDDPFDKKLIHTVRGAGYVLEIR